The DNA window CCAAAAATGACTTTATCGCCCTCTTTTAAATTAAGTTTTTGAATTTTCTCACCACTACCGATGGCAATCACTTTGCCTTCAGCCTTTTTTTCTTTATCCACTGTATCTGGCAGTACAATGCCAGATTTGGTGACTTCTTCTTCGGTGATTTGTTCTACAATCACCCGATTACCTAATGGTTTTAGCTTCATATTTGTTAATTTTTAATTGTTAATCGTCAGCCGTTGGCCGAAGTGGCCAAAGGGCCTAAATAGCACTCTCGCATTAAGAGTGCTAAATTACTTGTAGACAATATAGTAAAGTCACTTGCCATTTTTGTCAACCCCGTTAGAAATAGGCTATATATTTTTGATAATCTAAAGGCAGCATTAATTTCTAACGGGGTTCACAAAATTGGGCTCACTCACCCACCCGACAATGAACCTGGATAGCCAGCAGTAAGCATCGGGTTTGTCGTTTATGACTTTTTTAATGCCAACCCAAAAATGATAAAAAAAAGAATCAACCCAAAATAGTGCGTCCACAAATAATGATCAAAAAATCCGATGAAAAGCATCGCCAAAGATGCGCTTTGCCAAATATAGTCCGTTTCATTTACTCGCACTTTAATTGATTGCCACAGCGCCTGTAAAATAAAAGCGATAAATAAGGCAAAACCTAAAACGCCAAGCTCGGCAAAAATTAACAAATAAATATTATGCACCGGTTGGAAAAACCAAGCCGGAAAATTTCGGCCATCGTTTTGATGCAAAACCAAAGTGTATTGGCCAAGCCCCACACCAGTAACCCAATTGTCCTTAATTAAATTTATCGCCTGCTCGGTATAAGAATAGCGTTCCGACAATGACTTCACTTCTAATCTGTCCTGGCCGGAAAACCTGGCAGCAAGGAGTGGAAAAAAATTAGTCGCCAAAAGTAAAAAGGTCAACACAAAAATTATGGATAACTGGGTTAAGGGTTTTTGATATGCCACTGCTCTTCCCCGCCATAACCGAAAAACAATGTAAATTACGGCCAAAAATAATCCGAGCCACGCAGACCTAGAAAAGGTAAAAAATAACGCCGCGCTCATTATTGCTAAGCTTAATAAAGTGGCGATTCTAAAAATTCTCTGCTGCGAATAATAAGAAAAATAAATTAAACTCAAAATCCCTAAAACTAAAAACCCCGCAAGCACATTGGGATGAGCCAAAGACCCGTAAGCGCGCAACCAACGCTCCAACCCAACTTCCACTACGGCATCGCCTAAAACTTCTGGCAAATGGCCGGCTAGACCCAACCATTTATTAGCTACAACTTGCTGGGATAAAAACTGCCAAATGGCAAGCAGTGCCTGAATTTCAGCCGCGGCAATAATTGCGATCATTGCCTTCATCCGGTCAAATTTCAAATTTAATATCACTACAAATAATGCCGCTGCCTCAAGTACCGTTAATGCCGAACGTATCGCCAACGCTGAATCGCGCGACCACAAAAGCGATGCAATAGTCATCACCATAAAGCCGTAAAAAGCAACAAGCAACTTTACTTTATCTTTATCCCATTGCTTTTTGCCAAGCTTAAAGCCATTAACCCTAACTTCGTGAACTAAATAGAGTATAAGCAAAAACCAAAGCACTATTTCGCTCGCGTAAATACTTAACGAGCCATACTCCCAATTTGTCCCGCCCAATTCGCCGAAACGGTAAATGTAGCGCGTCTGCCACGGCAGTAAAAAAAGATACAAGTAAAAAATATAATTCAAAACTTTGGTCATACTAATTTAAGTTCTTTTAGCTTGGCTTGCCACTTTTCTCTAAACTCTGGCCGGCCGTCATAAGTGTGGAATTTTAAAACCTTATCATTAATCACAACTCGCGTGTCCTTGTTCATCATCGCTTTAATTTTAGGATTCATTATTTTTAGTTGCATAGCCCGGTATATTTTTTCATCCAAATTACTAGTGAGAAATTCCACCCACCGATGAAACCAGCCGGGCGCTTTAATTTGCCGCCGCCAAATTGGTGAGTAACTATCGGCGTTAGGCAAGTAATCATTTAACCATGCGTTTTGATCTTTGAACTTCTTAAACGCTTTATCCCGGTCATAAAGTGGCACCAATTGAGCTAACCAATAATGAAAATAAATGTCATCTTGGTCTAAGCGTAAATCACTAATATCTAAATGGTCCTGACTCACCCAAAAACTAACGTCAATCTTATTCATCTTGGTGCTTGGTTGAGGCCGCAGATGAAATAACTTTAAAATTATTACGGTAATGCCCCGGGCAACCCAAATTCTACGCGGCGAGGCAATAATAAAAAAATCAATGTCTGATTCTTGGGTGGCATTACTCAATGCCAAAGTGTTGGCTACCGCGACCATGTTCACTCCCGGCACTTGTCGTAGCCACTTTGTTACTTTTAACGCCCGCTTAAATTTTTTATCCGCAATTAAATAGCGGTTCAAACGCTGGGGCAGCAAATCTTTCCTACCAGTTAAAAAATAATAGCCCCCGCATTCTTCAACTTTCTTTTGGCGGACCAGCATATCAAGCGACTCTAAAACAGCACCCGCTGAATAATCTTTTTCTGGCTGATACAGCCATGCATGCAACTCAAGCAGGGTTAAAGGATAATTGTGGACGTCAAAGTACGCCAACGTTTTAAGAACTGTATTTTCTATGCTATGGGAAGTCATATTCATGTCATTGCGAGGAGTAACGCGACGTCGCAATCTAGTGTTTAAATTGATCTCCCGAGATCCTCACGTCGGCTTCGCCTCCTCAGGATGACAATTGTGCTATTCTACGGCCGGCTTATCAAGTTGCACAGGATCTACACTTTTTTCTCCGCCGGTTAACTTCACAACATCTTTATCAATTTTAGCGAACTCTTTGTAAGCGCTATTATAAGCATTAACTGTCGTACCCAAATGAGTACCCAATTTTTTCATATAATCCTCATACGACCTAATATGCCGGGACAGCAGGCCCACGTTTTTTAAAATCTCTTTAGTTGATTCTTGAATTTCATACGCCCGCATCCCCTGCCACATTGATTGTAGCGTAACATAAAAAGTAGTTGGCGATACAATATGTACTTTTTTTTCAGAAATCGCATAATCAATCAAATCGCGAGTGTTAACTTTGATAGCGCCGACTTTATTAACTAATAAATCGTAGTAAATTCCTTCGGCCGGAATAAACATAAAAGCAAATTCAGTTGTGTCTTCCTGTGGCCGGATGTATTTCGCGGTTTCATCAATGCGCTTTTTCAAATCATTTTTAAAAGCTGTTTCCAATTCTTTGTGCTTAGCCGAATCTTTTTCTTCCACGATGCGATTATAGTTTTCTAACGAAAATTTTGAGTCAATCGGAATAATTTTTTCGCCCATAAACAAAACGGCATCGACTATTTCGCCGTCTTTAAACTTATACTGCATTTGGTATTGTTTGGGCTGAAATGCATTTTTTAGCAAAGTCTCCAGATAATATTCCCCAAAAATTCCTCTCTGCTTGGGATTTTTTAAAATGTCTTGTAAATTTTGCAGCTGATCGGAAAAATTCAAAACCTGTTTATTAGTTTCGTCTAATTTGGTTAGTCGCTCAGCCACATCCGTGATAATTTTGGCGCTTTGCCCAAACTGCCTTTGCATCATCTGGGCTGATTCCGACAATTTGCTGTCTAGTGTTTTTCTCATTTCGGACAGCTGATTTTGTAACATCACCAACGACTCCCCGTTATCATTTCTAGGCCCGCTAAGTTTTGATAATTTCAAAAAGACCATCACCAAGGCCACAATGACGGCTAAACTTAAAAGGACTAAAAAGCCTAATACCAGCGAAGCAGTTTCCATCAACACTCACTTTACCACACTTTAATACCCGCTTCAATTGACCTAAATATCAACACCATGATATGATTTTCCTTGCTTTGCCACCGATTGATTATATGGTATAACCAAACTATTCATGAAAATAATTTCCGTCAAAATCGCCGCTATTTTATTCGGATTATTGGCCAAATTTAAAATTCCGTTTACGCGCTTTGGCAAAAAAGTAAAAAAAATATTTGCCCCGCTAGGCTGGGTCTTTTTGTTTACCTTTATTTTGCCAACATATAAAGTTTATCGGACAGTTAAAAAAGTGGCCTTAAAATTTTATTCGCCAAAATTAAAAGTTCGCAAAAATCCAATTCTTTACATTTTTTCCAAACGCTATATCGTACACGCTGTTGTAATTGTAATTTCACTCGGCACGGCTTTGGCCAATATTAACGCGAACGAAATCCAAACTGATGAATTAGCCACCGCAAGTATTTTAGCTCAATTAGTCATTAAGGAAGACTTAGGTTACTTATTGGAAGAGGGACCACTGCCTTCTGAACCGCAAATAACCAGCTACCTCTCGCCCAACACTCTTCAAAGCCAGCCCGAACCTGCCCAAACCGAAGTCGCGGCAATTGAAGGCGATTTACCATTAGTTACCGGCGGCAGTACTGTCTTAAAGCCGCTCATTTCGCCCAGCGAAGCAGAAATTCAAAAACGCGATAAAATTATTACCTACACTATTGAAGAAGGCGAAAACATCTCTTACATTGCCCGCAAATTCGGCGTTTCGGTTAACACTATCTTATGGGAAAATGATTTAACTGCTTACAGCATTATTCGTCCTGGCCAAACGCTAACTATTTTACCAACCAGCGGGATTACCCATAAAGTTGCGAGTAAAGATACAGTTGCTTCTATCGCCAAAAAATACCAAGCCGACGAAGATGATATTATTGAAATCAACAAACTTGCTTCGGCCGAAGATATTATGGCGGGGGAAACTTTAATCATTCCTGGCGGTGTTAAACCAACAGTTAAACGAACCTACACTGTCAGAAGCTTTACTGCGCCAACCGCCCCAAGCGCTCCGGTAACCACTGGCACCGGACATATGCAATGGCCAGCTGGTTGCCGGCGAATTAGCCAATATTTTGGTTATCGTCACTCTGGCTTAGATATCGCCTGTTCTTATGGAACAAACGTTTTCGCGGCCGACTCGGGGACTGTGGTGACCGCCCAAGGCGGCTGGAACGGCGGTTATGGTATTTATGTCGTGATCGATCATGGGAATGGCCTGCAAACGCTTTATGGCCATAACAGCCGTTTACTAGTTAGTGTCGGGGATCAAGTCACCAAAGGCCAAGTCATTGCCGCTATTGGCTCCACCGGCCAATCCACTGGCCCACATGTTCACTTTGAAGTCCGTTCATCTGGCCGTAGACTAAATCCGTTAAGTTATATACAATAATAATAAATTAATCATTAAATATTTATATTATGCCCGAAGCAGCATCCAATCCAGATATTGCAAGCAAGGAGGAAGAGCAGCAATTTCTAATTGCCGCATTAAGACAGAGGACTGAAGAGGGTCTAAAAGATTTACTAGATAGCCTTAAGCAAGAACATGCCGAAGTTCCACCTGCTTTTGATACTGTTGATGATTATATAAAAGTAGTTCAGGATGTGCTGGCTGAAAAAAAACAAGGTTAAAAAACAAATAAAAAACCGGCAGTGTAAACTTCCGATTTTTTAATACTACCAAAGTTTAATCATAGGAATCTGGGCTGGCTAGCCGTTGCATGCTTAAAATTATTTCTCGCAATGTTAAAAAAGCTTCATGAATATAACGGTTGGCGGCTTTGACATGCCCTAGACCTTGACGATATGACTCTGCCGCATCATCGGCATCATCAATGGCGTTAAAAGAATCAACCGCTAAGTCTAGTTCCGCTTGCGCCGCGGCCAGGTGCCGGTCATATTCAGTATGTAAAAATTGCAATGCCTTAACGTCAAAACCTTGCGTGGCTAATTCATTGATTTTATCTCCCACTCGGCCGGAAAAAACTTCAGC is part of the Candidatus Buchananbacteria bacterium CG10_big_fil_rev_8_21_14_0_10_42_9 genome and encodes:
- a CDS encoding co-chaperone GroES — its product is MKLKPLGNRVIVEQITEEEVTKSGIVLPDTVDKEKKAEGKVIAIGSGEKIQKLNLKEGDKVIFGKYAGEDVSVDEVDYKILSDEDVLAVVE
- a CDS encoding DNA recombination protein RmuC — its product is MVFLKLSKLSGPRNDNGESLVMLQNQLSEMRKTLDSKLSESAQMMQRQFGQSAKIITDVAERLTKLDETNKQVLNFSDQLQNLQDILKNPKQRGIFGEYYLETLLKNAFQPKQYQMQYKFKDGEIVDAVLFMGEKIIPIDSKFSLENYNRIVEEKDSAKHKELETAFKNDLKKRIDETAKYIRPQEDTTEFAFMFIPAEGIYYDLLVNKVGAIKVNTRDLIDYAISEKKVHIVSPTTFYVTLQSMWQGMRAYEIQESTKEILKNVGLLSRHIRSYEDYMKKLGTHLGTTVNAYNSAYKEFAKIDKDVVKLTGGEKSVDPVQLDKPAVE